In Paludisphaera rhizosphaerae, the sequence ACGAATCGGCCCATCGCGAGGGCGCCTATGAGGCCGTCCTGATCGACGCCGACGGCAAGGTCACGGAAGCGACCCACACGTCGCTGCTGTGGGTCCGCGACGGCCGGATCGAGGGGACTCCCGAAGGGCCCGAGATCCTCATCGGCATGACCCGTCACCTGACCCAGCGGCTGGCGAAGAAGGTCGGGATCCCGTTCGTCGAGGCTCAGGTCACGCTTCCCGAACTGCTCGCCGCCGACGAGGCGTTCCTGGTGGGAACCTCGACCGAGGTCATGCCCGTCGCCACGGTTGACGGCAAGTCGATCGGCGCTGGCAAGCCCGGCCCGATCACCCGCCGGCTCCAGCAGGCGTACAAGGACGAACTCGCCGCCTGGCTGGCCGAGGGAGCCTCGTACGAATCGAAGAAAGCCCCCGCGAGCGTCTCATGACGTCGCCCGAGCCGTTCGATCCCGACGACCCGTTCGCCGTCCACTTCCATCGCGAGCCGATGGGAACCGTCGGCGTCGGGGTCGTCGTTCTCTCGAACGCCCCGATCGACCCCGAGGCGTCGTCCATTTGGGATGAGAGTCTCTCCTGGCTGCGGTCGCAGGGCCGACCGGTCGACGTGGTTTTTCAGGCCGTCGATCCAACCCGGCCGCAGCTCGGCGTTCTCATCCGAGAGGCGCTCATCGCGCTGCCGCACCCGATCATCGCCCTCGCGGCCTCGGCGACTCCCCCGTCGCAGACCCATTGGGCTCCCCTGCTGAAGGCGCTCGACCAGGCCGACCACGTCGTCGGCGGTCGGCCGGCAGGAGGGGGAACGGCGGTGGCGCGGAGCCTCGCTCGAATCGTCCGTCGCCTCGTTTTCGGGGTTCCGGTCGCCGACGTGTACTCCCCGCTACGCCTGCATCGCGCCGAGAAGTTGTGGGAGATCCCGCTCCAGTCGGGCTCGTCGTTCGTGAACGTGGAGGTTCTCGCGAAGGCAACGTTCCTCGGGCACATCCTCGACGAGCCGAAGATCCCCGCGCTGGCGGGAACGACCTGGCGAAAAGGGTCGTTCCACGACCTGAACGTCGTCTTTAAGAAGCCGACGTTCCGTCGCCCGCCGGAGTATCAATCAGGTCCATTTGAAGAGTCGGAGAGCAAGCCAGAAGGTCCCGACCGCCCAGGCGGCGAGGATCGCCAGGGCCATGAGCACTCCGGTGTGAGTTAGACCCGCCCCCTCCAGAATGACCAGCCGCAGCCCACTGACCAACTGAGTCAGGGGCAACGCCCTGATCAACGGCTGGACGACGGCCGGAAACCGCTCCGAGGAAAAGAAGACGCCGGAGAGCAGCCACATCGGCAGCATGACCAGGTTCATGAGGCCGCTGACGGTCTCTGTCGTCGCCGCCCGGCTGGCGATCAGCAGGCCGATCCCCGCAAAGGCCATGGCGCCGACGACGTCGATGAGCACCACCAGCCAGATCGGCCCACGGATCGGCATGTGGAAGGCCAGCACGCCCAGGAGCAAGAGCACGGCCAGGTCGGGGATCAGGAAAGTCAGCCGCCCCGCGAGGATCGCCCCCAGGAAGTCGCGCCGGGGCATGGGCGTGGCGACGTAGCACTTCAGCAGTTTGCCGATCCGCAGGTTGACCAAAAAGAAGCCCACGCCCCACAACCCGCCCCCCATGGCGTTCAGGCCGATGAGGCCGGGGATGAGGAAGTCGATGTAGCGCGAGCCAGGCTCGGTGACAAGGACGTCCTTGGTCGCGATCGGGTCCGAGCGTCCGGCCGCCTTCTGGAGAACGTCGTCGATCGCCTCGCGCGCCGCGGCGGATTCGGGGCGGGTCGGATCGTAACGATACGTTACGAGAGCCCCATCGCCGGGAACGACGACGACCGGCGTGCGCCCGGTCCGCAAGCGGTTGAGGGCCTCAGCCTCGGGATGCACGTCGAGAATGATCGGAGGGATCGGCCCGGCGGGCTCGCCGTCGGCCGGCTTGACCTTCGCGTTGTGGGCCTCGACGGCCTCGCGGACCTTCGCCGTCCCCGGTCCGTCCACGACGTCCACAGCAACCGGCGCGGGGGGGCGGCTCTGGAACGCGTACCCTAGCACGATCGCCATCAGCGTTGGGAAGCCGTAAACCCAGAAGATGCGCGCAGGCTGGCGAAAGAACTCGCGGAGCCGCGCGAGATACAGTTGGAAGAAGGGCGAATTCGGAAACATTCACGATCCTTGTTGCGAGTCTTCGGCGGGTGCCATGGCCGCGCTCGCGTGGCCCTGCGATCGCCGACGGTCGTATCATTAGGCCTCGCCGGTCATGGCCACGCAAGCGCGGCCATGGCACCCAGGTTCAGCTCCGACTCAGCAACTCGTTGAGCCGGCCCTCGGCGATGTTGAGGAGCGAAGCGTTCACGATCCTTGTTGCGGGGCTTCAACGGGCGCGGGAGCGTCGTCTGCGGCGGCGGCCGTTGGAGGCTTCGGCGGCGGGTTCGTCCTCGCGCAGATGGCGGCCGGTGAGGGCGACGAAGACGTCCTCCAGGCTGACGTGGCGGGTCGTCAGCCGGGCGAGCGGCCTGTCGAGATTCTCCAACGCGTCGAGCAGTGCCGGGAGGGCGCGGTGGGGCTCGCCCACGGTCAGCGAGTAACCGTCGGCCTCAGCGCGGGCGGCGAGGACCGAATCGAGCGTCGCGAACGCCGACGGGTCGAGGCGGTCGCCGTCGTTCAGCGCAAACTCGACGACGTGCTCGCCGCCGAGCTTGGCGATCAGTTCGGCCGGCGAGCCCAGGGCGATGATCTTGCCATGGTCGATGACGGCCACGCGATCACAGAGGCGCTCGGCCTCGTCCATGTAGTGCGTGGTCAGCAGGACGGTCCGCCCCCGGCTCTTGAGGTCGAGGATCACGTCCCAGAGCTGCCGCCTCGATTGCGGGTCGAGTCCCGTCGTCGGTTCGTCGAGGAACAGGATCTCAGGGTCGCCGATCAGACTGACGGCGACCGCCAGCCGCTGCCGTTGCCCTCCGGACAGCTCCTCCACCAGGGCGTTCGCCTTGGATTCGAGCGAGACTCGCGCGATGGCGTCGTCGACGGTCAGTCCCTGGCGATAGAAGCTGCGAAAGACCGTGACCAGCTCGCGAACCGTCTCCTTATCGGGGAATCGCGTCTCCTGAAGGGTGACGCCGATCCGCTCTCGGATCGAGGTCGGGTCCTCGCTCCAGCGCAGGCCAAGCACCTGCATCTCGCCCGACGTTGGAGAGTTGAGCCCCTCCAGGATCTCGACGGTGGTCGTCTTGCCGGCTCCGTTGGGGCCGAGAAGACCGAAGCACTCGCCCCGGCGGATTTCCAAATCCAGGCCGGCGACGGCGTGCACCACGCCGTCGCCGGAAGGGTAATCCTTGCGCAGGTCCTTTACGCGGATGGCCGGCTCCGTCGTCACGCAGTCCTCCTGGGTCGAGTCGCCGATCCGTTCCGGACACCGCGGTCCGGCCGGGGTTGGCGGCGGCGGTCAGATGACGGTCCCCTCTCGGAGAACCGTAAGCTTGGGAACGACCACGACGCCGTCGCGGATGACGTGCGTGGGGCACTCCTCGGAATCGACGACGCCCGTCTCGTTGACGACCCGAACGCCCTTCGCGATCCGAGCGTTCTTGTCGACGATCGCCCGCTCGACGACGGAGCCCGCGGCGACGCCCAGGTTCACGATCCCTTCTTCCTGATTCCGGCGAAGTTCGTGGGGCTGTTCGTACCAGTCCGCCCCCATCAGATAGGAGTCGCGGATCGTGACGTTGTCGCCGATGACGGATCGGACGCCGATGACGGAGTTCTCGATCACCGAGTTCCGGCCGATGATGCAGCCGTCGCAGATCAAGCTGTTGCGGATCGTGGAGCCGAGGATCCGCGAACTGGGGAGAAAGCGCGGTCGGGTGTAGATCGGCTGCTCGCCGTGGGTGAAATCGAACGGGGGGTTGTCGAGCGTCAGGTCGATGTTGGCCTGATGGAAGGCGCCGACCGTTCCAATGTCCTCCCAGTAGCCGTCGAACAGGTGAGCCTGCACTCGCTGCTTGGCGATCGTCTGGGGGAGCAGTTCGTGGCCGAAATCGGTCGCCGTGCTGCCGTTGAGGATCTCGACCAGCGTCTTGGTGTTGAAGACGTAGATCCCCATGCTGGCCAGGTAGGGCCGGCCGTGGGCGTTGAGCCCCAGCTTGTCCAGCCAGGCGGGATCGGTGCGAACGCGGTTGAGCTTCTCCTGGGTCTTCGGCTTCTCCTCGAAGTCGATGACGCGGCCGTCGGCCTGGATCCGCATGATCCCGCAGGACCGAGCCTCGGACTCAGCCACCGGCAGGGCGGCGATGGTCACGACCGCCTTGTTCTCGATGTGGGTCTTGATCATCTCCTGGAAGTTCATCCGGTAGAGCTGATCGCCGGAGAGGATCAGGACGAGGTCGTAGTCCTTCTCCGTGAAGTAGGGGATGTTGCGACGCACGGCGTCGGCGGTCCCCTGGTACCAGGTCTCGCTCTGCATCGTCTGCTGCGCGGCGAGGATCTCGACGAAGCCCCCCTCGAAGGGGTCGAATTTGTACGTGTTGTAGATGTGGCGGTGGAGGCTCACTGAGTTGAACTGAGTGACGACGAAGATGCGGTGCAGCCCGGAGTGGATGCAGTTCGACACGGGGATGTCGATGAGGCGATACTTTCCGGCGATGGGCACCGCGGGCTTGCTCCGCGACTTGGTCAGCGGGTAGAGCCGGGTGCCCCGCCCTCCTCCCAAGATCAACGAGATGACCCGAGGCATGAGACCCCTCCTTCAGGGCGAGACGGGCGGCGGCCTTCACTTGAGCGACGCCCGCGAATAAGGCTGCTAACTTCGTGCCACTCGAGAATCACGGGGGCGTCTCGCGCGGCGGCGCGAGGAGTCGATCGATCCGACTCGACCCGCGCCGTCGCGCGACGACGTCCATTGCATCGGTCACCAGCCGCGCGACATGTTCGACTCGACGACCTTGCGGGCCTGCTCCAGGTCCACCCCGGTCTTCTGCATGTAGAGTCGAACCGCGTGGAGCTTGTCCCCTGCTGCGCTGGCGAGACACTCACGGGCCGTCGAACAGACGTCGACGTCCGAATTCACGCCCAGCAGGTTCTTGGAAATCACCCAGGCGTCGCGCGGACGATGGGCCACCCGGATGATCTCCTCGGCCGGATAGTTCGACTGAGCGAACGAACGGGCCGTGGCCTCATCGTCGGCCGATGCAATCATGATATGCGACGTCGTTTCGACCTCGAAGAGAGGCATGTTCCACCCCCTTTTCGCACGAGGGAATTGAGAAAGGAGCGGCGACGTGATCGACCCGACCGCATCGCCGCCATCGCGTCGACACCATGGATCGTACTCCCCCCGTGCATGCCGGTCAAAGGGGCTGACCGCCCGCTTTCGCCGGCCGTATCGGAAAGACAGCGCAGGCCCGATCGTGTTAGGCGAGGCTCGTGGAACGCCCCCGAATTCTGGTCCAATCCTCACGTGGGACTTCCCAGCAGGCCGACGATCGATCGTATCGCTCGGACTGGCGTCCCTCCTGCTCCGGCCGCCAGTCCCCGGACGGCTCACGGATAACTTGCAATCGAATGGGCGCCGGGATCGACCGTCGCTGCCTTTCGTGATGGAAATCCCGGAAAGCGCCGCCCGATCCTGTGGCCCGATTCGTAGGGGCGCCCCTTGTGGGTGCCCGTACGCCTCGGTCAGATGGCACGGGACGGGAAGCAGATAAGACGATGCCATCTGGGGCCGCCCCTGCTCGGGGTGCCAGACGATGAGGTGTCCGCAATCGTCCGGTCGGGCCGGCCCGTCGACTCGTCGCTCGTTGGGAGATGTGCGCACATGGGGTCCACGTATCGCTTCCTCGCAATCGGCGACGAGGTCAACGCGGTAAGTGACTGGTTCCTCGGCCAGCCTAACCCTCCCGAGGTCATCGATGAGCCAAGCGGCCAGCTTCTGTACTTCCGCGGCATGGGCCCCCTGGCCCAGATGCCCGACGGGTCGGGCATCGACGTCCGGCGATCACCGCTCGTTAGCCTGTTCCGCCCTGTGCTCAGGCGCGGGGTGCTCTGGACGACCGGCGAGGTCCACTTTCTCCCCATGCCTTTGCGTCGGAATTGTCCACCGCTGTACGCGCTGAGCCTGCAGTTCAAGAAATGGCTGTCGAGCTTCGACCTGGTCTTCACCAACGAACCGTCCTGGCCCGGTGAGTGGAACTATTACCTCGAAGGCAGCATCAAGAACTTCGACCCGCCGGTCCTCGCCCTGCCGAGGGCGGCGCAGGCTCTCAGGAAGGGGCAATACTTCGTGGACCTGTCCGACAACGACTACATCCTCGACAAGCTCTGTCGATCGCTGCGCCACCGTGGGGTGGAATGCATCCTTGACGCCGAATCCGATTGCGCCGAGCGTGGGATTCCAAAGGTATGAAGTCGCGGAAAGTGCAGCGCATTCCAAAATGTCCGGTGCTCTCGGCATCAAGAGGGTCGCCCCCGCGCCAAATTCGTGCCGGCCCGCGAACAGCAAAGCAAGTTGGGAGTAAGTTCTCTATCGAGAGGCTCGCGATGTGATGCTCTTTGGCAACTCGATTGGATTGCGGAGAAGCTTCGCGCAGTGGTTGAAAACCCGCGCGAACGAAGCCAACGCGCGCGATCGAGCGCATGGCCGATCGCACGCCCGGTCAGGCTCTAAACAGAGGAGCCGGCCGGAAGTTCTTTCCCGTCGGGTTCCGTGCGACGCTTCAATGTCTCGCCGAACGAAGCCACTGACGGATTCGACGCAAGTCACCTTTCAGTCAAGCATTGCACTCACCACGGAAGCCCGAAGCGCTAGCAAACGAACCCGAAACCGAAGCCGAGCTTGGGCGAGCGGCGTCAGGACAACGCGACAAGGGGAGGACGACCCAGCCGGTCGAACCTCCTCTCGTCGCTCGTCGAGTGACTCGCCAAAAGCGCGCGAGCGAAGCCGCCGAGTCCTCGGGCGCGGAGACTCCGACGATGCGTTACATCCTGATTTCTTGATAGGACCCGACGATCCCGCCCCTGTCGATACAAGCCGCGTCAGCGGTCCTCCTCTCACGACCGAGGTTCCTCGGACTTGCGGCGGGCGGTCGGGAGGCCGATGATGGAATTGCCGGTCCTCGCGACCGCGCCCGTCGTTGGGATTTTCCGTTGTGGGAGAGTCGTCTTGGATCGAGCGGCGAAGTATGCGGCGTCTTCTCAGGTGGTGCTGGCCGTCCTTGGGGTCATCGCAGCGCTCTACCTGTTGAAGCCGATCGTCGCGCCGATCGTCTTCGCCCTGGTGCTGGCCAGCATCTTCTCGCCGATGACCTCG encodes:
- a CDS encoding ABC transporter permease → MFPNSPFFQLYLARLREFFRQPARIFWVYGFPTLMAIVLGYAFQSRPPAPVAVDVVDGPGTAKVREAVEAHNAKVKPADGEPAGPIPPIILDVHPEAEALNRLRTGRTPVVVVPGDGALVTYRYDPTRPESAAAREAIDDVLQKAAGRSDPIATKDVLVTEPGSRYIDFLIPGLIGLNAMGGGLWGVGFFLVNLRIGKLLKCYVATPMPRRDFLGAILAGRLTFLIPDLAVLLLLGVLAFHMPIRGPIWLVVLIDVVGAMAFAGIGLLIASRAATTETVSGLMNLVMLPMWLLSGVFFSSERFPAVVQPLIRALPLTQLVSGLRLVILEGAGLTHTGVLMALAILAAWAVGTFWLALRLFKWT
- a CDS encoding ABC transporter ATP-binding protein; protein product: MTTEPAIRVKDLRKDYPSGDGVVHAVAGLDLEIRRGECFGLLGPNGAGKTTTVEILEGLNSPTSGEMQVLGLRWSEDPTSIRERIGVTLQETRFPDKETVRELVTVFRSFYRQGLTVDDAIARVSLESKANALVEELSGGQRQRLAVAVSLIGDPEILFLDEPTTGLDPQSRRQLWDVILDLKSRGRTVLLTTHYMDEAERLCDRVAVIDHGKIIALGSPAELIAKLGGEHVVEFALNDGDRLDPSAFATLDSVLAARAEADGYSLTVGEPHRALPALLDALENLDRPLARLTTRHVSLEDVFVALTGRHLREDEPAAEASNGRRRRRRSRAR
- a CDS encoding glucose-1-phosphate adenylyltransferase, producing the protein MPRVISLILGGGRGTRLYPLTKSRSKPAVPIAGKYRLIDIPVSNCIHSGLHRIFVVTQFNSVSLHRHIYNTYKFDPFEGGFVEILAAQQTMQSETWYQGTADAVRRNIPYFTEKDYDLVLILSGDQLYRMNFQEMIKTHIENKAVVTIAALPVAESEARSCGIMRIQADGRVIDFEEKPKTQEKLNRVRTDPAWLDKLGLNAHGRPYLASMGIYVFNTKTLVEILNGSTATDFGHELLPQTIAKQRVQAHLFDGYWEDIGTVGAFHQANIDLTLDNPPFDFTHGEQPIYTRPRFLPSSRILGSTIRNSLICDGCIIGRNSVIENSVIGVRSVIGDNVTIRDSYLMGADWYEQPHELRRNQEEGIVNLGVAAGSVVERAIVDKNARIAKGVRVVNETGVVDSEECPTHVIRDGVVVVPKLTVLREGTVI
- a CDS encoding DUF6793 family protein; translated protein: MPLFEVETTSHIMIASADDEATARSFAQSNYPAEEIIRVAHRPRDAWVISKNLLGVNSDVDVCSTARECLASAAGDKLHAVRLYMQKTGVDLEQARKVVESNMSRGW